CAACGGCCGTAGCCACTGTTCCTTTTGCTCAGGTGTCCCGAACATCGTCAGGATCTCCATATTTCCCGTATCAGGAGCGGCACAGTTCAACGCCTCGGGAGCCAGGTTGGGACTGCGCCCGGTGATCTCGGCGAGCGGGGCGTAATCGAGCACCGAAACGCCGGCCCCCCACTCGTCGTCAGGAAGGAACAGATTCCATAATCCACGTTGGCGTGCCGCGGCCTTGAGTTCTTCAACGATTGGCGGATGAAAAGAGGGGTCGCCGGAAGCTGCCATTTGAGCGGCATAGACAGGCTCGGCCGGATACACGTGTGAGTTCATGAAATCCAAGAGTCGGGCCTGCAACTCCCCGGCCCGCCGGCTCAAGGCAAAATCCATCTTTGAAGCTCCTCGAATAGGTGCGTTTCAACCTAACGGT
Above is a window of Acidimicrobiia bacterium DNA encoding:
- a CDS encoding acyl-CoA dehydrogenase family protein, translated to MDFALSRRAGELQARLLDFMNSHVYPAEPVYAAQMAASGDPSFHPPIVEELKAAARQRGLWNLFLPDDEWGAGVSVLDYAPLAEITGRSPNLAPEALNCAAPDTGNMEILTMFGTPEQKEQWLRPL